One Babesia bovis T2Bo chromosome 4 map unlocalized Chr4_1, whole genome shotgun sequence genomic window carries:
- a CDS encoding putative Eukaryotic translation initiation factor 2 subunit 3, which produces MTLSTKDTSHLREQDLSKLDVSTLTSLSPEVISRQATINIGTIGHVAHGKSTVVHALSGVHTVRFKHEKERNITIKLGYANAKIYKCTNPECPPPECYKSYGSSKEDDPLCLRPGCGHKMELKRHVSFVDCPGHDILMATMLNGAAVMDAALLLIAGNEPCPQPQTSEHLAAVEIMRLRNIIILQNKVELIKESQALQRQEEIKKFVSGTAADSAPIIPISAVLNYNIDVICEYLVTQVAVPKRDFKLAPQMIVIRSFDVNKPGEEVENLQGGVAGGSILHGVLKVGDQIEIRPGIISKDSNGNIQCKPIISRIVSLFAEQNELQFAVPGGLVGVGTSMDPTLTRADRLVGQVVGHVGQLPDCFVEIEVSYYLLRRLLGIKAPDGDRSTKVSKLKKGEFLMINIGSTSVGGRVTGIKPDMAKFELTGPVCTRVGDKVALSRRVDKHWRLIGWGQINKGKALTLQKSL; this is translated from the exons ATGACACTTTCTACTAAAGATACTTCTCATTTGCGTGAGCAAGACTTGTCAAAGCTGGACGTCAGCACCCTTACTTCCCTCTCACCTGAGGTTATCAGTCGTCAGGCTACTATTAACATCGGTACCATTGGGCATGTCGCTCATGGTAAGTCAACAGTGGTACACGCACTTTCAGGTGTCCACACTGTTAGGTTCAAGCATGAGAAGGAGAGGAATATTACCATTAAATTAGGTTATGCTAATGCCAAAATCTACAAATGCACGAATCCAGAATGCCCCCCTCCGGAATGTTACAAATCGTACGGAAGCTCTAAGGAAGATGATCCGTTGTGCCTTAGACCAGGCTGTGGCCACAAGATGGAGCTAAAGCGCCACGTTTCGTTCGTCGACTGTCCTGGGCACGATATTCTTATGGCTACTATGCTTAATGGAGCTGCTGTTATGGATGCAGCATTACTGCTTATTGCCGGAAATGAACCCTGTCCTCAACCGCAAACATCGGAACATCTTGCGGCCGTTGAGATTATGAGACTTCGGAACATCATCATATTGCAGAACAAAGTCGAACTTATTAAGGAATCTCAAGCTTTGCAGCGACAGGAGGAGATCAAAAAATTTGTGTCTGGTACTGCTGCTGACAGTGCGCCTATAATACCAATCAGCGCTGTGTTGAACTACAACATTGACGTTATTTGTGAGTATTTGGTTACTCAGGTTGCTGTGCCTAAGCGCGACTTTAAGTTGGCACCGCAAATGATTGTCATTCGTTCGTTCGATGTCAACAAGCCTGGAGAGGAAGTAGAGAATCTTCAGGGCGGAGTTGCTGGAGGTAGTATCCTCCACGGTGTCCTCAAGGTTGGTGACCAGATTGAAATCAGACCTGGTATTATTTCCAAGGACTCAAATGGCAACATTCAGTGCAAACCCATTATCTCCAGGATCGTTTCTCTTTTTGCTGAACAGAATGAGTTACAATTTGCTGTTCCCGGTGGTTTGGTTGGTGTGGGTACATCAATGGATCCCACTTTGACAAGGGCCGACAGATTGGTTGGCCAGGTAGTTGGCCATGTTGGCCAGCTGCCAGACTGCTTTGTAGAAATCGAGGTATCCTACTATCTGTtaag GCGTCTTCTTGGTATCAAAGCACCAGATGGTGACCGTAGCACGAAAGTTTCTAAGCTTAAGAAAGGAGAGTTCCTTATGATTAACATTGGATCCACTTCGGTTGGAGGCCGCGTTACTGGAATCAAGCCTGATATGGCCAAGTTCGAGCTCACAGGACCTGTTTGCACACGTGTTGGTGACAAGGTAGCCCTTAGCCGCAGGGTAGACAAGCACTGGAGGCTAATTGGTTGGGGTCAAATTAACAAAGGGAAGGCCCTAACACTTCAGAAGTCACTTTGA
- a CDS encoding uncharacterized protein (encoded by transcript variant A - alternatively spliced), whose translation MVAINSLSSIYYIIAFLCLHHCQSVYGVVDADANKIKKIPIERYEFLNETIRKQAEFLKNKESGSGRKDVLGKASTSSPKLENTEESSQMPTIPSFPESVESDILGEPPTTNVLPEPSDTSNSPTTPLEPPVAAERTFGLQKNSFKDPAVTVPNDAEAIYSNIDLPDTPTDAVEYVDLDPNAVLTLSPVVVDDDAFPLPSGDSAPLALDEEDKSSSTQLDVNESNEKKNRKKLRGFVDDDSVEKAKLFNELPKIKPKHVRFGKYEEIDKPAIEFSDTSSSEDGVEGTLVNEPEQPPKIVGVLKKKEEIKRPSSSPPPLPTKNTQLVTISAWEVVPKKPRFISKKEKQYNNETSATKSDGHLYKATVELPSDIDNDTDRVKLNEPDSSLSYNYIPESTSKYPLKDDGGIRGTSYKPLKDLDAPGPSGEGKIMTKYKLADDFVLDDMYLSDWEDDEEENFEPKEPIHRPTVMASSDEAEGNHYGFTKATQINKPLTKRFVSGVERASSAIRRKFNNISNYAAKKLSAMKRYFLGVGETVCTSVDVAGNCVEIGVITTRKAAADALAKAHESLMPTQESRWMPFSESLMG comes from the exons ATGGTGGCCATTAATTCACTTTCAtctatttattatatcattgCATTTCTATGCTTACATCACTGTCAATCAGTATATGGCGTTGTTGATGCGGATGCCAATAAGATCAAAAAAATACCAATAGAACGCTATGAATTCCTCAACGAAACCATTCGAAAG CAAGCGGAATTTCTAAAGAACAAGGAATCTGGTTCTGGTAGAAAAGATGTTCTTGGGAAGGCAAGCACAAGTTCACCTAAACTAGAGAATACGGAAGAGTCATCACAGATGCCAACTATACCTTCTTTTCCCGAGAGTGTTGAAAGCGACATACTCGGTGAGCCTCCTACAACTAACGTGTTGCCTGAACCATCTGATACATCCAATAGTCCTACAACACCTCTAGAGCCTCCTGTAGCTGCTGAAAGAACATTTGGACTACAGAAAAATAGTTTTAAAGATCCAGCTGTAACAGTGCCAAATGACGCTGAAGCTATATATTCTAACATTGATCTGCCAGATACCCCTACAGACGCGGTAGAATATGTCGATCTTGACCCCAATGCAGTACTAACTCTTTCCCCAGTTGTCgttgatgatgatgcattTCCGCTGCCTAGTGGAGATAGTGCTCCATTAGCACTCGATGAAGAAGATAAATCGTCTTCCACCCAACTCGATGTCAATGAGTCGAATGAGAAGAAGAACCGTAAAAAATTGAGAGGATTTGTAGACGATGATTCTGTGGAAAAAGCCAAATTG TTCAACGAACTACCCAAGATTAAGCCTAAACATGTCAGATTCGGTAAATACGAAGAAATCGACAAACCTGCAATCGAA TTCTCTGATACCTCAAGTAGCGAAGATGGAGTTGAAGGAACCCTCGTCAATGAACCTGAACAACCGCCAAAGATCGTGGGCGTCCTTAAGAAAAAAG AAGAAATAAAAAGGCCAAGTAGTTCGCCACCACCATTACCAACAAAAAATACGCAACTAGTAACCATTTCAGCATGGGAAGTTGTTCCAAAAAAACCTCGCTTCATAAGTAAAAAAGAGAAGCAGTATAATAATGAAACATCGGCAACTAAATCTGATGGGCATCTTTACAAAGCTACTGTCGAACTCCCAAGCGACATTGACAACGACACTGATAGGGTAAAACTGAATGAGCCCGATTCCTCACTGTCCTACAATTACATTCCGGAATCTACTAGTAAATATCCACTAAAAGATGATGGCGGAATACGTGGCACTTCCTATAAACCATTAAAAGACCTAGACGCTCCAGGGCCATCAGGTGAAGGCAAAATAATGACCAAATACAAACTAGCTGACGATTTTGTTCTCGATGACATGTATCTGTCGGATTGggaagatgatgaagaggaaAACTTTGAGCCAAAAGAACCCATCCATAGACCAACTGTGATGGCATCATCAG ACGAAGCGGAAGGGAACCACTATGGATTCACAAAAGCAACACAAATAAATAAACCACTGACAAAAAGGTTTGTTTCCGGTGTTGAAAGAGCATCAAGTGCTATTCGGAGGAAGTTCAACAACATAAGTAATTACGCTGCAAAAAAACTTAGTGCGATGAAACGCTATTTTCTAGGAGTTGGAGAAACTGTGTGTACTTCTGTTGACGTAGCTGGAAATTGCGTTGAGATAGGCGTTATAACAACTCGAAAGGCAGCGGCTGATGCACTAGCAAAGGCACACGAAAGTCTAATGCCAACACAAGAGAGTAGATGGATGCCTTTCAGCGAGAGTTTGATGGGATAA
- a CDS encoding uncharacterized protein (encoded by transcript variant B - alternatively spliced): MVAINSLSSIYYIIAFLCLHHCQSVYGVVDADANKIKKIPIERYEFLNETIRKQAEFLKNKESGSGRKDVLGKASTSSPKLENTEESSQMPTIPSFPESVESDILGEPPTTNVLPEPSDTSNSPTTPLEPPVAAERTFGLQKNSFKDPAVTVPNDAEAIYSNIDLPDTPTDAVEYVDLDPNAVLTLSPVVVDDDAFPLPSGDSAPLALDEEDKSSSTQLDVNESNEKKNRKKLRGFVDDDSVEKAKLFNELPKIKPKHVRFGKYEEIDKPAIEFSDTSSSEDGVEGTLVNEPEQPPKIVGVLKKKEEIKRPSSSPPPLPTKNTQLVTISAWEVVPKKPRFISKKEKQYNNETSATKSDGHLYKATVELPSDIDNDTDRVKLNEPDSSLSYNYIPESTSKYPLKDDGGIRGTSYKPLKDLDAPGPSGEGKIMTKYKLADDFVLDDMYLSDWEDDEEENFEPKEPIHRPTVMASSGREKNNPQTLANSLIGVDTIKDITGDSSMPFHIFVEGSEELPLNYGTTKDSYSIDEPLYMDMSSIVRMQGYKTDNDIGDVVEYIEAPELQYVSHDYRNRPFQVKPIKKEACSPKRNIPHHYTSPGAVGSRLPLMRNHSHDSLYENMHAYSDCTYTPLNFYEKGSSKDIPETRLYMEIGDIPQPTYANILPQSQISERMFNMDNDDIYVPMAPLKTRCHSIASDSSCSAMKPCGCHRHNLLYGFDTALKESHSGITHSSNDIRPYREWNGHPGYPMNKRDDDDFHEHEAEGNHYGFTKATQINKPLTKRFVSGVERASSAIRRKFNNISNYAAKKLSAMKRYFLGVGETVCTSVDVAGNCVEIGVITTRKAAADALAKAHESLMPTQESRWMPFSESLMG, encoded by the exons ATGGTGGCCATTAATTCACTTTCAtctatttattatatcattgCATTTCTATGCTTACATCACTGTCAATCAGTATATGGCGTTGTTGATGCGGATGCCAATAAGATCAAAAAAATACCAATAGAACGCTATGAATTCCTCAACGAAACCATTCGAAAG CAAGCGGAATTTCTAAAGAACAAGGAATCTGGTTCTGGTAGAAAAGATGTTCTTGGGAAGGCAAGCACAAGTTCACCTAAACTAGAGAATACGGAAGAGTCATCACAGATGCCAACTATACCTTCTTTTCCCGAGAGTGTTGAAAGCGACATACTCGGTGAGCCTCCTACAACTAACGTGTTGCCTGAACCATCTGATACATCCAATAGTCCTACAACACCTCTAGAGCCTCCTGTAGCTGCTGAAAGAACATTTGGACTACAGAAAAATAGTTTTAAAGATCCAGCTGTAACAGTGCCAAATGACGCTGAAGCTATATATTCTAACATTGATCTGCCAGATACCCCTACAGACGCGGTAGAATATGTCGATCTTGACCCCAATGCAGTACTAACTCTTTCCCCAGTTGTCgttgatgatgatgcattTCCGCTGCCTAGTGGAGATAGTGCTCCATTAGCACTCGATGAAGAAGATAAATCGTCTTCCACCCAACTCGATGTCAATGAGTCGAATGAGAAGAAGAACCGTAAAAAATTGAGAGGATTTGTAGACGATGATTCTGTGGAAAAAGCCAAATTG TTCAACGAACTACCCAAGATTAAGCCTAAACATGTCAGATTCGGTAAATACGAAGAAATCGACAAACCTGCAATCGAA TTCTCTGATACCTCAAGTAGCGAAGATGGAGTTGAAGGAACCCTCGTCAATGAACCTGAACAACCGCCAAAGATCGTGGGCGTCCTTAAGAAAAAAG AAGAAATAAAAAGGCCAAGTAGTTCGCCACCACCATTACCAACAAAAAATACGCAACTAGTAACCATTTCAGCATGGGAAGTTGTTCCAAAAAAACCTCGCTTCATAAGTAAAAAAGAGAAGCAGTATAATAATGAAACATCGGCAACTAAATCTGATGGGCATCTTTACAAAGCTACTGTCGAACTCCCAAGCGACATTGACAACGACACTGATAGGGTAAAACTGAATGAGCCCGATTCCTCACTGTCCTACAATTACATTCCGGAATCTACTAGTAAATATCCACTAAAAGATGATGGCGGAATACGTGGCACTTCCTATAAACCATTAAAAGACCTAGACGCTCCAGGGCCATCAGGTGAAGGCAAAATAATGACCAAATACAAACTAGCTGACGATTTTGTTCTCGATGACATGTATCTGTCGGATTGggaagatgatgaagaggaaAACTTTGAGCCAAAAGAACCCATCCATAGACCAACTGTGATGGCATCATCAGGTAGGGAAAAAAATAATCCGCAAACACTAGCAAATTCATTGATTGGTGTAGACACTATAAAGGATATAACGGGTGACTCATCCATGCCTTTTCATATTTTTGTTGAGGGATCCGAGGAGCTTCCATTGAATTATGGAACAACAAAAGACTCCTATTCGATCGATGAACCACTCTACATGGATATGTCTTCAATAGTAAGGATGCAAGGTTATAAAACCGATAATGACATAGGGGACGTCGTCGAATATATAGAAGCACCAGAGTTGCAATATGTCTCACATGACTATAGGAATAGACCGTTTCAAGTAAAGCCTATAAAGAAAGAAGCATGTTCGCCCAAACGAAATATACCACATCATTATACCAGTCCGGGGGCTGTTGGATCTCGCCTTCCACTTATGAGGAACCATTCGCATGATTCGTTATACGAAAATATGCATGCATACAGTGATTGTACATATACTCCATTGAATTTTTATGAAAAGGGTTCTTCTAAAGACATACCTGAAACACGCTTATATATGGAAATCGGTGATATTCCCCAACCAACATACGCCAATATACTACCGCAAAGTCAGATAAGCGAACGAATGTTTAACATGGAcaatgatgatatatatgttccCATGGCTCCTCTGAAGACTAGGTGTCACTCTATTGCTAGCGACAGTTCATGTAGTGCAATGAAACCATGTGGTTGTCACAGACATAATCTCCTTTACGGTTTTGACACTGCACTAAAAGAGAGCCATAGTGGGATAACACATTCTTCAAACGACATACGCCCATATAGGGAATGGAATGGTCACCCGGGATATCCGATGAATAAGCGTGATGATGATGACTTCCATGAAC ACGAAGCGGAAGGGAACCACTATGGATTCACAAAAGCAACACAAATAAATAAACCACTGACAAAAAGGTTTGTTTCCGGTGTTGAAAGAGCATCAAGTGCTATTCGGAGGAAGTTCAACAACATAAGTAATTACGCTGCAAAAAAACTTAGTGCGATGAAACGCTATTTTCTAGGAGTTGGAGAAACTGTGTGTACTTCTGTTGACGTAGCTGGAAATTGCGTTGAGATAGGCGTTATAACAACTCGAAAGGCAGCGGCTGATGCACTAGCAAAGGCACACGAAAGTCTAATGCCAACACAAGAGAGTAGATGGATGCCTTTCAGCGAGAGTTTGATGGGATAA
- a CDS encoding Trafficking protein particle complex subunit 3-like superfamily protein, with amino-acid sequence MDDFTKLGASVFAKMEKVNSELLALTYGSIVSQLIKDIEFTDGVNTQLLSMGRNIGVRLVDEVLAKLGCTPCTNFRTTVEAIAKVGLKMFLGITGDVIVIDEATNHYHIAFHENPLDQFVEIPENLSNLAYSNIICGVIIGALEQLQIRVKCEFVKDMLKGHDAYEISIKLEEIDSYERE; translated from the exons ATGGATGACTTTACAAAGCTAGGTGCGAGTGTCTTTGCCAAAATGGAGAAAGTG AACTCCGAGCTGTTGGCGTTGACATATGGGTCAATTGTATCACAACTCATCAAGGATATTGAATTTACAGACGGCGTTAACACACAACTACTGTCGAT GGGACGAAACATCGGTGTTAGACTAGTGGATGAAGTGTTAGCCAAATTGGGATGCACTCCATGTACTAACTTCAGAACCACAGTAGAGGCAATTGCCAAG GTTGGATTGAAGATGTTCTTAGGTATTACAGGAGATGTAATCGTAATTGATGAGGCCACCAATCACTACCATATCGCATTCCATGAAAACCCTTTGGACCAATTTGTAGAGATACCAGAGAATCTCTCAAACTTAGCTTACTCAAATATAATATGTGGAGTAATCATAGGTGCATTAGAACAG TTGCAAATCAGAGTAAAGTGCGAATTTGTCAAGGACATGCTAAAAGGTCATGATGCTTATGAAATATCCATTAAGCTGGAAGAG ATTGACTCCTATGAGAGGGAATAA
- a CDS encoding Nin one binding (NOB1) Zn-ribbon like family protein has product MDESSADNNRSSTPTAGNDSVLPRRKLVVDTGAYNRSTYIDRSGDEIYATSGIIKEIGRYRDKNPTGAHIRNVFNLIERNPLDSDIATVKRFAALTGDLLTLSPNDIGCIALTYRLQLETGDTSNLRSEPLPLSFTKINNKSGELSVADSKSKGGKSKPKPKKRDDNPSTGFDCWITPENVHSYNIKTNSTGSHQSVACMTTDFSMQNVLIHMGLNVVTLDGFAAKSVRSWGHICRACFDVYPNTLRQFCENCGNATVDRVPLVVDGDTGEVKVKDTRKWINNRGTIYTQPKPVTGKSKQMYIVAEDQLMLPRYGHIIREMNRKTTSDNVSHFNTDDGKIGPELGGIDKKLPALIRVPVGLGRGNPNSNKWMQKHKRLLRE; this is encoded by the exons ATGGATGAATCTTCGGCTGATAACAACAGGTCGAGCACGCCTACGGCTGGAAATGATAGTGTACTTCCGCGCCGAAAATTGGTAGTAGATACAGGTGCTTACAACCGTTCAACCTACATAGATCGCAGTGGTGATGAAATATATGCAACCAGTGGCATCATCAAGGAGATAGGGCGTTACAGGGATAAGAATCCAACTGGCGCTCATATTCGTAACGTTTTCAACTTAATAGAACGTAATCCTCTGGACAGTGATATTGCCACTGTGAAAAGGTTTGCTGCTCTTACGGGTGATTTGCTTACACTTTCGCCAAATGACATTGGTTGCATAGCTTTGACCTATCGCTTACAGTTGGAGACTGGAGATACCTCGAATTTGAGGTCAGAACCTCTTCCTTTATcattcaccaaaattaACAACAAAAGTGGTGAATTATCTGTAGCAGATTCAAAAAGTAAGGGTGGTAAAAGTAAACCTAAACCTAAGAAACGGGACGATAACCCTTCTACGGGTTTTGATTGCTGGATTACCCCGGAGAATGTACATAGCTACAACATCAAGACTAACTCAACTGGATCTCACCAGAGTGTTGCCTGCATGACGACAGATTTCTCCATGCAAAACGTTTTGATCCATATGGGATTGAATGTGGTTACATTAGATGGGTTTGCTGCCAAGAGTGTACGGAGCTGGGGACATATATGCCG AGCATGTTTCGATGTTTATCCAAATACATTACGTCAATTTTGCGAGAATTGTGGTAATGCTACTGTCGACCGCGTACCGTTGGTGGTAGATGGTGATACAGGCGAGGTGAAGGTCAAGGACACCCGAAAGTGGATTAACAATCGCGGCACAATTTATACGCAACCTAAGCCAGTAACTGGAAAGAGCAAG caaatgtatatagttGCTGAGGATCAGCTGATGTTGCCACGTTATGGCCATATAATTCGCGAGATGAACCGAAAGACTACATCAGATAATGTATCACATTTCAATACT GATGATGGCAAGATCGGACCGGAACTTGGAGGCATTGATAAGAAGTTACCAGCTCTAATTCGTGTCCCTGTAGGACTTGGTCGTGGCAATCCGAATTCAAACAAGTGGATGCAGAAACATAAACGTTTACTTCGTGAATAA
- a CDS encoding TLP18.3 Psb32 and MOLO-1 founding proteins of phosphatase family protein, translating to MHTLPSSCIWHIFILLEYSGWIVSDVWSQKATTSMLELGELPDMNEFLPDEEPPNLWDYSEPLVSKSTTLENYPDPFVNPRECNRPDATESYICDPDHLLTKVEADRIDELLSLQRHDSQHHCEGLGSVPYRLGVAIINWLPAEDMPTLSNELLKRWRLSHEKCSDGVLILYVIRHNGVVISWDKGVEPLINAKTVSSISAICRTMLEKEKVGVAIEHCTAFVTKRLTGVILPSQETPQMLVTLVIASLVALFYCMITIATFQQDAI from the exons ATGCACACTTTGCCATCGTCATGTATATGGcatatttttatattactAGAGTACTCAGGATGGATTGTATCTGACGTTTGGTCGCAGAAGGCGACCACTTCCATGCTGGAGCTTGGCGAACTCCCAG ACATGAATGAGTTTTTACCGGATGAAGAGCCGCCTAATCTTTGGGATTATTCTGAGCCTTTAGTATCCAAATCAACTACTTTGGAGAATTATCCAGATCCTTTTGTTAATCCGAGGGAGTGCAATCGTCCCGATGCAACGGAGTCTTATATCTGTGACCCGGATCATTTGCTTACTAAAGTAGAGGCTGACCGTATAGACGAACTTTTAAGTTTACAGCGACACGATTCGCAGCATCATTGCGAGGGTTTAGGTAGTGTCCCGTACAGGTTAGGTGTTGCTATAATAAATTGGCTGCCAGCTGAGGACATGCCTACTTTATCTAACGAGTTGCTGAAGCGATGGCGGCTAAGCCATGAAAAGTGTTCAGATGGCGTTTTGATTCTCTATGTAATTCGTCACAATGGAGTGGTTATAAGTTGGGACAAGGGAGTAGAACCGCTTATCAATGCAAAGACAGTGTCATCAATATCTGCCATCTGCCGTACTATGCTTGAGAAGGAGAAAGTAGGTGTGGCCATAGAGCATTGTACTGCTTTTGTTACCAAACGTCTAACTGGCGTAATTCTTCCATCACAAGAAACGCCTCAAAT GCTCGTAACACTGGTGATTGCATCCCTCGTTGCGTTATTTTATTGTATGATAACTATAGCAA CCTTCCAGCAAGATGCAATATAA